Proteins encoded in a region of the Polyodon spathula isolate WHYD16114869_AA chromosome 9, ASM1765450v1, whole genome shotgun sequence genome:
- the LOC121321224 gene encoding olfactory receptor 51E1-like, translating into MPQALHNLLSVEFLIVLPVFNPVIYGLNLQKIRNKVTRMCSRNKKSLHEPMYICLCNLFINALLGTVSFYPSFLYHLLSDTQVISYGFCYTQMCVMYTYVMGEMTILTVMAYDRYVAIYLPLKYNTVMTCTKLYKLLLAAWIYPVVMVSFLLIFSVSVPLCGNQINKLYCYKWDVMKLSCVDTTVHNILGFLVYALFIPLFSFIVYSYIKILIVCHNSSKEHNRKALQTCLPHLISFFIALLFAFMYSIYGSSDMPQALHNLLSVEFLFILPVFNPVIYGLNLQKIRNKVTKMCSRNKV; encoded by the exons ATGCCACAGGCTTTACACAATCTCCTGTCAGTGGAATTTCTAATCGTCCTCCCTGTTTTCAATCCTGTCATTTATGGTTTAAACCTTCAAAAGATCCGGAACAAAGTCACAAgaatgtgcagcagaaacaaa aAAAGCCTCCATGAACCAATGTACATCTgcctctgtaatttatttattaatgcccTCTTAGGAACTGTTAGCTTCTATCCTTCATTTTTGTATCATCTTCTTTCAGACACCCAAGTCATTTCTTATGGATTTTGTTACACTCAAATGTGTGTTATGTATACATATGTTATGGGTGAAATGACAATTCTAACAGTTATGGCCTATGACAGGTATGTAGCAATATACTtgccattaaaatacaacactgtcatgacatgtacaaaactgtacaaattaTTACTTGCAGCCTGGATCTATCCTGTTGTGATGGTGTCCTTTTTACTCATCTTTTCTGTGTCAGTTCCTTTATGTGGAAACcagattaataaattgtattgttaCAAGTGGGATGTTATGAAGCTATCTTGTGTAGACACGACTGTTCATAATATTTTGGGATTCTTGGTATATGCTTTATTTATTCCactcttttcttttattgtatactCTTACATTAAAATACTTATAGTATGCCATAACAGCTCCAAAGAACACAACAGGAAAGCTTTGCAAACCTGTCttccacatttaatttcattt TTCATTGCTCTGCTTTTTGctttcatgtacagtatttacggTTCAAGTGATATGCCACAGGCTTTACACAATCTCCTGTCAGTGGAATTTCTATTCATCTTGCCTGTTTTCAATCCTGTCATTTATGGTTTAAACCTTCAGAAGATCCGgaacaaagttacaaaaatgtgcagcagaaacaaa